One Candidatus Atelocyanobacterium thalassa isolate ALOHA genomic window, CAATTTTGCTTAATTCTTTGAAAGAAATTTTTGTAAGTAATTTACGGTATTTTAAATTATTCATAAAAACTTTTTTAGCTTGTAACTTAATAAAATAATTATATTCGTATTCAGTTAAGTCATTAAATTAAAATCTATAAGTTGTTTAATTTAAGTTAAAAATCTTATATATTTAAGAAACTTATATTAAATAATTTAAAATTTTATAAAGAACTAATTTTCAACTCACATAAGCAAAATTTAAGACTTGTATAGATTAATTACTAGTATGATTTTTAAATTTAACATTAGCAATGTAGCCTAATTATAGCGTCGCTTATTAAAAATAAATGAGTTAAGCGTTAACTAAAAATTACTTAGATCAAAAAATAAAATATATTTAATTATTATATTAAAAACACAAACATTAATTGAATAAATATGATTGAAGCCCATATTGAAAATGGGCCCAATTATTAATTGGTTAATTTTAAATTAAAAACTAAACACAAAAATCTTTACTCACATAACCAACTCTTTAATGTGGGTTCCCAACTAATTAACTCTTGTTCATTAAACCAGAGATTTATTTCCCCTTTAGCAGTTTCAATAGCATCAGAACCGTGAATTAAATTACGGCCCACATTTATACCAAAGTCTCCACGAATAGTTCCTGAATCAGCTTCTAATGGATTCGTGGCTCCAATTATTTTTCTGGAAGATGCGACGACCCCTTCACCTTCCCATACCATCGCCACAACAGGAGAAGAGCATATGAATTGAACTAAGTCTTTAAAAAAAGGACGCTCTTTATGAATACCATAATGCTCCTCTGCTAGTTCTTTATTAACTGACATTAATTTTAATCCTAGCAAAGTGAATCCTTTAAGTTCAAAACGACTTATGATTTCGCTGACTAATTTTCTCTGTACACCATCAGGTTTGATCATAATAAATGTACGTTCCATTCAGTTACTCCTTTAAATCAAATAAAAATAATAATTGTTCCTTAAAATTCTATAGTAATATCTAAATATTTAGGTAGTTTTTATATAAATAATAATTTTTTTAAAATTTCATAATTAATTGAATCTGTTAATTTTATTCGATAGTAACCATATCAAAATACTGTATAAATAAAAAACTATTTTGCACATCATTATATAGTCTTTAAAATTGTAAAATCAGTAACTATAAAGCGAGTTTTTGATTTTTCACAAGAAGAGATGAGTACAATTCAATATTGAGAAGATCTAGTCAAAATATTTAATTTTTAAGTGAATCTATAAAATTAAATATCTCTCTCTTCGCATATATGGTGATAATATTTATAATTCTATCAATTATCTAACAATGCTTAAGTCTTTCAAGTTAAATATAGTTATATTTTTTGGATTATGTGGACTAATTGTGAGCGGGATTACTGGTTGCAGTTATAACAATGTTCCTGCGACTGACAAAAAACTAGAATTTTGGACAATGCAATTAGAACCCAAGTTTACTTCATATATTACTAATCTAATTGAAGAATTTGAAGAAAATCATGAAAATGTAACCATTCATTGGACTGATATTCCTTGGGAGGTAATGGAAAATAAAATCTTAACAGCAGTCCTTTCAAATACTACTCCAGATATAGTTAATCTTAATTCTAGCTTCGCTGCAAAATTAGCTAACCGTAATGTCTGGCTAGATTTTAATCAATATATTCCTCAAAAAATTAAGAAAAGTTATCTTCCAAATATTCAAAATTCTAGTAGTATAGATAATTCTATTTTCGGATTACCATGGTATTTAACTACTCAAATTACTTTATATAATAGAAATTTATTTGAAAAATCTGGTTTAACTAGCCCACCAAAAACTTTTAATGACTTAGTAAATGTTGCAATTAAAATAAAAAAAGAAACTGGAAAATATGCTACTTTTTTTACTTTTGTACCTGGAGATTCTGGAGAAGTTTTAGAGTCCTTAATTAAGATGGGAGTTACATTAATTGATGACGAGGGAAAGGCAGGATTTAATACACCTGAAGGGGTAAAAGCTTTTCAGTACTGGGTTTTTTTGTATAAAGAAGGTTTGCTGCCTCCAGAAGTTTTAACACAAGGACATAGACATGCTCTTGATCTATATCAGTCTGGAGAAATCGCATTAATATCAACGGGTGTAGAGTCATTTTCAATGATTCAAAAGAATGCTCCAACTATTGCAGCAATCTCTGGTTCTGCTCCACAGATTACTGGTAGTACTGGAAAGAAAAATGTTGCGGTCATGAATCTATTTATTCCTCAAAGTACTAAAAAAGTAAAAGAAGCAATAAGATTTGCAGAATTTGTAACTAATACTAATAACCAATTAGTCTTTGCAAGGCAGGCTAATGTTTTGCCTTCAACTATAGATGGGATTAAAGCTTATACATCTGAACAAAAAAAATTACAATCTTCGACTCCTTTGTCTGATGCGATTACTATCAGTGCAAATCAACTAAAAAATACAGAAACATTAATACCTATACAAAAAAATATGAATCAATTGCAGAAAATTATTTATGAGCATTTACAATATGCGATGTTAGGAAAAAAATCTGTTAAGCAGTCTTTGTCTGATGCCGCCGAGGATTGGAATAACTTTATTGTCAAATAAACAATAAGAAATCATGGCAGAAAATAATTAATTTCAGCTTGCGAAATAAACAATTAT contains:
- the ndk gene encoding nucleoside-diphosphate kinase, which gives rise to MERTFIMIKPDGVQRKLVSEIISRFELKGFTLLGLKLMSVNKELAEEHYGIHKERPFFKDLVQFICSSPVVAMVWEGEGVVASSRKIIGATNPLEADSGTIRGDFGINVGRNLIHGSDAIETAKGEINLWFNEQELISWEPTLKSWLCE
- a CDS encoding ABC transporter substrate-binding protein; its protein translation is MLKSFKLNIVIFFGLCGLIVSGITGCSYNNVPATDKKLEFWTMQLEPKFTSYITNLIEEFEENHENVTIHWTDIPWEVMENKILTAVLSNTTPDIVNLNSSFAAKLANRNVWLDFNQYIPQKIKKSYLPNIQNSSSIDNSIFGLPWYLTTQITLYNRNLFEKSGLTSPPKTFNDLVNVAIKIKKETGKYATFFTFVPGDSGEVLESLIKMGVTLIDDEGKAGFNTPEGVKAFQYWVFLYKEGLLPPEVLTQGHRHALDLYQSGEIALISTGVESFSMIQKNAPTIAAISGSAPQITGSTGKKNVAVMNLFIPQSTKKVKEAIRFAEFVTNTNNQLVFARQANVLPSTIDGIKAYTSEQKKLQSSTPLSDAITISANQLKNTETLIPIQKNMNQLQKIIYEHLQYAMLGKKSVKQSLSDAAEDWNNFIVK